The following coding sequences are from one Triticum dicoccoides isolate Atlit2015 ecotype Zavitan chromosome 4A, WEW_v2.0, whole genome shotgun sequence window:
- the LOC119286652 gene encoding uncharacterized protein LOC119286652: MERTQGFFAALKQEVARGLSPARARRRSESADLDAAALRFSGPGEMLAPLMEGPDPESGDGDGRAAGGARREGWGRWVRGQLARTPSSVAAAAAGAGAARNDLRLLLGVMGAPLAPVHVCAAEPLPHLSIKDTPIETSSAQYILQQYLAASGGHRLLASVRNSYAMGKVRMVATEFENAGRLVKNRNAARCAEPGRFVLWQMAPEKWYIELAVGGSKVHAGCNGKLVWRHTPWLGSHAAKGPVRPLRRALQGLDPLTAASMFAGARCIGERKVNGEDCFILKLCTDPETLKARTEGLAEIIRHVMFGYFSQRTGLLVHIEDSHLTRIQSTTGGDAVYWETTINSFIEDYRPVDGIMIAHSGRSAVTLFRFGEVAMSHTKTRMEEAWSIEEVAFNVPGLSMDCFIPPTDIKSGSVSETVELPHGGEKSKFGPPPGHRAKVAALEKTDGGELAWRGAHT, from the exons ATGGAGAGGACGCAGGGCTTCTTCGCGGcgctgaagcaggaggtggcgcgcgggcTGTCGCCGGCGAGGGCGCGCCGGAGGTCCGAGTcggccgacctcgacgccgccgcgcTCCGGTTCTCCGGCCCGGGGGAGATGCTCGCGCCGCTCATGGAGGGCCCCGATCCGGagtccggcgacggcgacggccgcGCCGCCGGCGGCGCCAGGAGGGAGGGCTGGGGCCGCTGGGTGCGCGGCCAGCTCGCGCGCACGCCCTCCTCGGTCGCCGCCGCggcggccggcgccggcgccgcccgcaacgacctccgcctcctcctcggcgTCATGGGCGCGCCGCTCGCGCCCGTGCACGTCTGCGCCGCCGAGCCGCTCCCGCACCTCAGCATTAAGGACACCCCCATC GAGACCTCGTCGGCGCAGTACATTCTGCAGCAGTACCTGGCGGCCTCTGGTGGGCACAGGCTCCTCGCCTCCGTGCGCAACTCCTACGCCATGGGCAAGGTGCGCATGGTGGCCACCGAGTTTGAGAACGCCGGCCGCCTAGTCAAGAACCGCAATGCGGCTCGCTGCGCCGAGCCAGGCCGCTTCGTGCTGTGGCAGATGGCTCCTGAGAAGTGGTACATCGAGCTGGCTGTCGGTGGGAGCAAGGTGCATGCCGGCTGCAATGGCAAGCTTGTGTGGCGCCATACCCCGTGGCTCGGCTCCCATGCCGCCAAAGGCCCTGTTCGCCCCCTCCGCCGTGCTCTGCAG GGCCTGGATCCACTCACTGCAGCGAGCATGTTTGCCGGTGCACGGTGCATTGGGGAGAGGAAGGTGAACGGGGAGGATTGCTTCATCCTGAAGCTGTGCACTGACCCAGAGACCCTCAAGGCACGGACCGAGGGCCTCGCCGAGATCATCAGGCATGTCATGTTCGGGTACTTCAGCCAGAGGACCGGCCTCCTCGTCCACATCGAGGACTCACACCTGACGCGGATTCAGTCAACAACCGGCGGGGATGCGGTCTACTGGGAGACCACCATCAACTCATTCATCGAGGACTACCGGCCGGTGGATGGCATCATGATTGCGCACTCGGGGCGCTCGGCCGTGACCCTGTTCCGCTTCGGCGAGGTGGCCATGAGCCACACCAAGACTCGGATGGAGGAGGCGTGGAGCATCGAGGAGGTTGCGTTCAATGTCCCTGGCCTGTCCATGGACTGCTTCATCCCACCCACCGACATCAAGTCTGGATCTGTTAGTGAGACCGTCGAGCTCCCTCATGGTGGTGAGAAGAGCAAGTTCGGTCCTCCCCCTGGTCACCGCGCCAAAGTTGCTGCGCTGGAGAAGACGGATGGTGGCGAGCTAGCATGGAGGGGAGCCCATACCTGA